In Solanum lycopersicum chromosome 3, SLM_r2.1, the genomic stretch TGACTACAGGTGGAAGGTTGTATAGAGTGGAGAGTTTGGTCGTTGTATCATGCATCGTGAGTCAACAAAGAAATGGTTAACTCAATATCTAGAGGTCGATGGAGAGAGGGAAGATTGGTGATAGATACCCGAGGGCTAATCAAGATGGCATCCCTCACTTTTGTAGCTAAGTTCTTTTGGTTGTTGGTCTGACACAGGTTATCGCCCACACtagctgataatatagtcacatgggatagGATGATACTATTAGCTAACCTAGTAGAAGAATTGGAGATCGACTTCGCACATGTACTGATATTGGTGATTAATGAGAGGGCCTTCAAGACCTCTACCACTTACCCCTTTGCATGTCTTATTTTCCAACTGTGTAGGGATGCAAGAGTGCCGATATGGCACTGTGATACACTTCATAGTTTGGCGAGGAGGTTTATATAggcctcatcaaggatgaggccAATGTAGCAGCTCCACACAGAGGGCCACGAATTGAGATGTCTCCATTGAACGAGAATTTGGCAGACACTGTGTAGTTAGCCCAAGGGGCTGGCCTTGCTACTTCAGAGCTTGCTAACACCACCCTGGCTAATTCTACCCATGCCACCAGTCTGGACCCCAGCGCATCCCGATCAACACCCCCCATCTACAGCACTAGAACCTGTAGCGCGAATCCAGAAGTTAGAGGCCCAGATGGACACTCTACTCCATGATCtgcagccttggatgcagaaatCACTTGCTGAGTCTGAATACACAATAGAAAAGTGGGTGGTCCAGCAGACCGAGCAGAAAATTCCAGCGGTTAATCAATTTCGCGATGCCTTTGAGCTTCGTGTGGTAGCACAACTGGACCTACCATAGACCTCACTATCTTTCAGGTTGTGGTTTCTAGTTTGTGTGCTGATGTATATGCCATCTTGGATATAAGGTGGACAGAGTCAGAGAGTGCGCCCTTTGAGCTAGCAGAGGACATGGCTATGGATGACTTGTTCAGACCTACTTCTAAGCCACCACTTGAGCAGCGAGTGCATTCAAAGAGGCAACGCTCCCTCCATACCACAGAGGTCGGTGATGAGGCCCGTgctaaagagagagagagagaggtcaGATTTAGAGCGAGCTAGGAGAGCTTCCGTGCCTGATAAGGAGCCCCGTCAGCAGAGAGCACGCGAGATGGCTGATGGGGCATCCATTTCGGTACCGGCTACCAGTGAGAGGATCACTACTAATAGTGCAGCGGTTGATGTGGGCACTACAAAGAGTGGCCCAGTTAATGACCTACTGGGTTCCTGTAAATCGTACCCACCCACATGTCGATAGCGCCACAAGTTTGTTTTACCTACCACCCTATCCTTTTTGATTTTATCGCATTGAGGACAATTGCaagtttttttgttgggggtggggtaaatggacaGTGAGTggtagggtgaagtctgagtaacccAACTCACAAtcttcttttggggttttcttgcctgtgttctttttccccaagtgactgtttaattttttgttgaaccggcatgtcatAGTTTGTACAAGTATAAAAGCATAAAACACGAAACATGATGACTGACAAAATGGTATCCCATCCTAGAAAGTGCTTTCATACAAAGGTGAAATAAGTTGAATGTGTTGGATCAAAGTATTACATAAATAGGCACCCACTGCATGACCTTCAACTAATACCTAAACTGGGAAACTTGATAATCTGATAGTGTAATGATGTGCAAAGAGAATGTGAGGAGATTTGTGTGTTCAACAATGGTACCTAGCTAGAACTTGCTCGGTTAGTCCTACGAAGGGAATATATGTTAGAATCTAGGAAGTGATCATAGGTCCTTGTTCGGAATAGCGAATATCTAGCCTAAAAGAGGTTAACCAAATAAAAGAAGTGACCCTTTTGATCCTAATATGTTGAGCCTGTAATAgaccaatttttttaattcaccaACTCACCTTCCCAGGGTCTAATGTTTTGACCCCTGTCCCTCTTTGGACATATGCACCGCGACTTAGGCTAAAGCCTAAGTTGAGGGTTGCCAATGCATGAAATGACATCGTCTTGGCCCTGACCCGTCTTGTTGTATTGTGTACCTCATCTTATTAAGAAAAACATGAGTTgggggtggctattatgagcaATGACCCACAAATGGGTATGGAAAGAGTTACACGTCGAAAAGAAAAGCTTACCTAAGCAAAAGATGTGATGTTGTGAAAGTATCAATTAattgaacaagaaaagaaaaaaagaaaatttttagagaaaaatatgcaaaataGGTGAAAGTTACATCAAAAAAGAGAgcaaatcaaagaagaaaagagaaaaattagggatcatgattatgatgatgaatataatgatgacgatgatgatgacgatgacgatgctGATGATTATagtgatgacgatgacgatggtgatgataatgatgataatgactATGAcgctgatgatgatgatgacgatcaTGATAATGATAACGATGATGATtgcgatgatgatgatgactatgatgatgatgacgatgatgataatgacgacgatgataatgatgatgatgatgattatgatgatgatgatgtgatgatgataacaatgatgatgatgataatgacgaCGAcaacgacgacgatgatgatgataatgatgacgacgatgacgatgttGTTGataacgatgatgatgatgatgacaacgacgatgatgatgacgatgacgatgacgatgacgatgatgatcatgattattaagaggatgatgatgatgatgatgatcataaTGATGACAAcgatgattatgatgattatgatgaggATGACGATAATGATatagatgatgatgacgatgacgataatgtagatgacgatgacgatgacgatgatgatgatgacgatgacgatgatgatgatgatgatgaagacgatgatgatgacgatggtAATGATGAGGATTaggatgatgacgatgatgatgacgacaaCGAcaacgacgatgatgatgacgacgacgacgaatTGTTATATGATACAttgtcttgaaattcatctttGAGGTCAAATGAAGTGAGCTCATGTGCAATCGCTTCATTATCTACTTGCTCCATGTATAATCTAAAGATATATGTGAAATTAAATAGGAAAAAGTGTAAGCATCAATTATTAGGATTCGTGTTTCCATATTTGAGACGAAATTGATGTTACTATCACTACTTTTAACACAGTTGTAAGGAATATgaagaacaaaataattaaaaaggtcGCAAGGTGTTAGAAGCTCAACTCAAGCTGTCCGTTTAACAGAGAAAGCAATATAACAACTCTATCAAACATATACAGACTAGAATCTTAACTTGAGTTGTCCGTTTAACATAGAAAGCAATATAACAAATCTATAAAACACATACAGACTTTAGAAGTTTAACTTGAGTTGTCCTTTTAACAGAGAAAGCAATATAAAAACTCTATCAAACACATACAGACTCTATCTACACTGCCAAGATTTTAATAAGCACCAACAGTCTTTGTTCTAcacataaaaggaaaataataatataacaattcCATCCTATTTCATTCATCTACAGTAAGAAAACAGCAACTCTTCAATcctaaactaattaaaactGGCATTACTAACGATTCCATTTGGACCAGTTTCCATCCTACATTATCCAAGGATATACCGATCCCTTAAGAAACTAACAAGGCTTATACTTTATGTAAGTACACCAACATGCCCCAGGTCCAATATAAAGATTACATACCCATTACATATCCAAGgatgttttcctcttcttcgcAATACAACAATCGACACAAACTAGTAAATCAACATTACGCAATACAACAACCCTTTACACAAATTTCAGTAACCACATAACAGAAAACTAGCCAAAAGGAATATAGATGCCAGAAATCACTGAAGACAAAATAAGCTACTAAATGATACACTCTTATGGTCTTGAATCTATTTTCCAGTTCAAATCTATGTTGTACAAGTACGAATGAATCCAAATATACAGGTAAAAGTCAACATTTAACAGTGAAAAGCTCAGGAATGAGTTACATTGCACCAGAAGTGTTGTCAAGAAACTTTGGTAAAGTTTCTCATAAGCTTGTTATTTATAGCTTTGGGATGCTCTTGTAAGAAATGGTTGGTGGGAGAATAAGGATGGATGCTAAGACGAATAACCACAGCAAAGTGAATTCTTTGGAATGGATATATAGACATTTGGAGAAAGATCTCAAGGTATCAAAGGAGACTAGGTGTAAGTGGATGCATACACAATTCCATAATATGATTAAACTTTTAAAGGGATCCAGGAATTCTAGGCCGACAATAGACGTTGACAATCAGATTGATCTTGTAGAATTGGAGTTGCAAAATTCGAATGCTGAAAATAATCTCACTAGATAAAAACACGCAATGGGACTCGCAATAGGCAAGTAGCCTTGCGTACACTTTGGATTTATCTCAGCAAGTGCAGCAGTTTCAGAGATTGTTGAACCCTTAAAAAAGACTAGTATACATCCAGATTAACTAAAGCAACTTTCAGTTTTATGCTTGTCAAAATCAATGGAAGAATAGGCTATGCAACTTTAATGATACATCAAGCATCTCTATCAAACAAGTCGACCGACGCAAACAAGTAAATCAACATTACGCAATACAACAACCCTTTACACAAATTTCAGTAACCACATAACAGAAGACTAGCCAAAAGGAATATAGATGCTAGAAATCCCTGAAGACAAAATAAGTTACTAACCGATGCACTAATATggtcttgaattttttttttagttcaaatatatattatacaagTACGAATGGCTCCAAATATACAGCTAAAAGTTAACATTTAGCCATAAAAAGCTCAGGAATCAGTACTACCAAAATGTAAGAAACAAATCTAAAAATACAAAGCCCTAACCTTAATAGCGGCAGAAGTGAACGACAGAGGTGAACGGATTGAACGGAGACACCGGAAATTCTAACGGAAATTCTAACGGATAGAAGCTCACTTATGGCTGAAGACTTGGCTCGTGTTTGAGAAACATCCTGATTTGAACACATAACTCAAATTTGAAGAGCTTCAAAACTTGAGACTAAGCCAAAATTTAATGCTCTTTATGAcaagaattttaaatttgtacatCGAGGAGCATTTTGACTTGAAGATttcgcttgaatttgatgagctttgaaacttgaaaattcaaaagaatttgATGAACTTTATGACATGCATTTTGGGTTAGTCTGTCAAGGAGCATTTTGATTTGAAGATTTTGCTCGAATTTGAAGAGATCTGAAACTTGAAGATTCAACAATATTTGATGAATTCTATTGCATGCATTTTAGGATCATGCGTCGAGGAGCATTAAGATTTTTAGTTTAGGCTCGTACATCAAGGAGCATGTAAACTTACATAGactcttcaatttcttcatatGAAAACTTGTCATCATCTTcaatttcaattatattttctttgtaatttttgaagttggacAACTCCTGATCTCCATCAGAAGTCATGCACAATCCAATATTATGAGCACGTGTTACTAGTTCTTCAAATATCTTATGTTTAATGCCTTGCAGTATGTAATGAAGATCTCAATGCATACCTCAGATGC encodes the following:
- the LOC138347552 gene encoding uncharacterized protein, which translates into the protein MADGASISVPATSERITTNSAAVDVGTTKSGPVNDLLGSCKSEQIKEEKRKIRDHDYDDEYNDDDDDDDDDADDYSDDDDDGDDNDDNDYDADDDDDDHDNDNDDDCDDDDDYDDDDDDDNDDDDNDDDDDYDDDDDDDDDDDHNDDNDDYDDYDEDDDNDIDDDDDDDNVDDDDDDDDDDDDDDDDDDDEDDDDDDGNDED